In Holophagaceae bacterium, the sequence ACCCGTCAGCACCCTGACGGATCTCACGCTGGGCCTTTGCCGGGCCTGGGGCGGCCGCTGAGGAGGAACCATGGGAAAGCTTGCATCGATGGCCGCTGCGGCGGGATTTGGCCTTCTGCTTTCCTGCAGCGGCGGGAGCGGCCCTGGCGACAAGGCCACCGGCACCACCAGCAACCTTTCAGTCCACCTGGTCGGAGCCCCTGGCGATGGCGTCCAGGCCCTCAGCCTGGCCATTCAAAAAGTCGAATTGAATGGCCCCAACGGATGGGTGGCGGTGGCTAGCCCCAATGCGGCCTTCTCCCTCATGACCTTGGTGGACGGCAGCTCCGCGGTGCTGACGAACGGCGCCAGCCTGGCCTCGGGCACCTATTCTTCCGTGCGGCTCACGCTGGGGCAGGGCAGCACGGCCCAGCTCGCGGGCGGCAATGCGGTGCCGCTGGTGCCCGTGGCGCAAGCCTTCGTGTTGCCATTCAATCTGACGATCGGAAGCAATGTTGCAGATCTCACGCTCATCGTGGACCCAGGCCGCTCGGTGCAACCCAAAGGCAGCACGCTCGTTTTCGCGCCGGAGTGGCGCGCCGTGGACCGCAATGCCACCGGGTCCATTTCTGGGACGTTCACGGACAACCTCGGCCAGCCGCTGGCCGGAGCCCTGGTGACCGCCCAGTATTTCCAGGCCTTCGGCGAACCGGTGATCCTGCGCCGGGCGCTCACGCGCGCCAATGGCGCGTACACCCTGGACCTGCTCCCCTTCGGCACGGCCTGCTATTCGGTATGCTTCCCTCAAGTGGGCGCGAAATCCTTCGATGCGAAAGCCAGCTTGGTCTTCACGCCGCAGAGCGGATCGCCATCCGGCACGTTCACAACCAGCTTCTCGCCCCGGGCCGATCTGAGTTCCACCAGCGGCACAGTGACGCCGGTCACGAATTCGAGCCAGAGCGATGAGATCCAGCTCGTCTTCGGCCCCATCCTGGCCGGCAGCGAAATCCAATCCTTCATCATCGGAACAAGTCCTGGAATCCAGCAGGGCAGCGCGGAATCATGGGCCTTCACGAAGCTTCCCGGCGGCAGCACCTATCAGCTGCGCGCCAAGCGCCGCACCTGGTCGCCGGACAGCAGCTTCGCCGAGCAGACCAGGTTCAGCGGTGACTATGCCTTCCTGACGAACATGGATTTCCATTACGACTTCTTCTTCTGAGGTTGAGCTGGAGCGGGCCGAGGCAGACAATGGGGAGCTGATCTTTCTGGAGTTCCCATGGCTGAATGCGCGATCCCCACACTCACCCCGATGGATGTGGTCGAAAAAAAGTCAGTGCTGCCCGGGAGCTACCGCGCGGATATGAAGGACCTGGGGAATCTGGACCTCACCGCCCCGGTGCTGGAGCTGATCCGGCGCACCAGCTCGCGGCTGCCCCAGGATGTGATCGATGCGCTGGTGAGGGGCCGCGATGCGGAGGAGGAGGGCTCCCGCGCCTTCAACACGCTCAACGATATGGTGCGGAACATCCTGCTGGCCGATGGCCACGTCACGCCGCTCTGCCAGGACACGGGCACGGACATCTTCTGGGTGCGCCATCCCTTCGGGCTGAGCCAGCGGAAGGCCAAGCAGCAGATCCGGGAGGCCATCGTCGAGGCCACGAAGCGTTCCTGGCTGCGGCCGAATTGCGTGGAATCCCTTTCAGGCAAGAACAGCGGCAACAACCTGGATCCCTTCCATGAAGGCCATCCAGTCGTGCATTTCGAGGAATGGGAAAAGCCGGAAATCGATGTGGCCATCATGCTCAAGGGCGGCGGTTGCGAAAACGTCGGCGCCCAGTACCGCCTGCCGGATGTGGCCATCGGCGCGGGCCGCGATATCGGCGGCGTCCGCAAAGCCATCATCGATGCCGTGGTGAAAGCCCAAGGGCAGGGCTGCTCCCCAGGCATTCTCGGCGTGGCCATCGGCGGCGACCGCGTCACGGGCTACGAGAAATCCAAGGAAGTCATTCTCCGGAAGCTCGGCACGCCGAATCCCGATCCCAAGATGGACCAGTTCGAAAAAGACATCACCCAGGATTTGAATACGCTCGGCATCGGCCCCATGGGCTACGGCGGCAACACCACCGTGCTGGGCGTGTTCGTGGAGGAGATGTTCCGCCATCCCGCCAGCTTCTTCGTGAGCATCAGCTACATGTGCTGGTC encodes:
- a CDS encoding fumarate hydratase, with protein sequence MAECAIPTLTPMDVVEKKSVLPGSYRADMKDLGNLDLTAPVLELIRRTSSRLPQDVIDALVRGRDAEEEGSRAFNTLNDMVRNILLADGHVTPLCQDTGTDIFWVRHPFGLSQRKAKQQIREAIVEATKRSWLRPNCVESLSGKNSGNNLDPFHEGHPVVHFEEWEKPEIDVAIMLKGGGCENVGAQYRLPDVAIGAGRDIGGVRKAIIDAVVKAQGQGCSPGILGVAIGGDRVTGYEKSKEVILRKLGTPNPDPKMDQFEKDITQDLNTLGIGPMGYGGNTTVLGVFVEEMFRHPASFFVSISYMCWSSRRRVMTIGASGEVSFD
- a CDS encoding DUF4382 domain-containing protein, yielding MGKLASMAAAAGFGLLLSCSGGSGPGDKATGTTSNLSVHLVGAPGDGVQALSLAIQKVELNGPNGWVAVASPNAAFSLMTLVDGSSAVLTNGASLASGTYSSVRLTLGQGSTAQLAGGNAVPLVPVAQAFVLPFNLTIGSNVADLTLIVDPGRSVQPKGSTLVFAPEWRAVDRNATGSISGTFTDNLGQPLAGALVTAQYFQAFGEPVILRRALTRANGAYTLDLLPFGTACYSVCFPQVGAKSFDAKASLVFTPQSGSPSGTFTTSFSPRADLSSTSGTVTPVTNSSQSDEIQLVFGPILAGSEIQSFIIGTSPGIQQGSAESWAFTKLPGGSTYQLRAKRRTWSPDSSFAEQTRFSGDYAFLTNMDFHYDFFF